The following are encoded together in the Vibrio lentus genome:
- a CDS encoding YcaO-like family protein, whose product MCLYPIEREFTSRQAVEAIKLWLKEHNLHSSLYTTEDNLVATVELSSSTGRPLSSGSGKGSWAVTGAYFEAFEHMMLKHHFTSSHIEVVQLKDWLRSKNCHPQCLFGKTLTEYDNDLLKFSNYRSILSLEKYLIPETLVNPSYIETLQPNEAYCFLNKYTSNSGWASGSSFEETVLHGANEVVERHCLSELYKQYIGFSEYTGEFYRIIPPKELLQKYQPSLPNIDEVSFIMSTTLFDSYFCACVMPSTASPMAFRSSGVSFSEFHAIERALSELVQNIENYDDAELDCDLKVTEFLNKYDKLCQITDLSKLDRLPLMDFSNLEQDSMDFRDHYGSLLSSVKEKEYDLLVHTAFSQEKIWLTSTYIPGLERFNIIDKGKLVVPLGRK is encoded by the coding sequence ATGTGTCTATATCCAATAGAACGAGAGTTCACTAGTCGGCAAGCTGTCGAGGCGATTAAACTATGGTTAAAGGAGCACAACCTTCACTCCTCACTTTACACTACGGAAGATAATCTGGTAGCAACTGTGGAGCTTTCATCTTCAACAGGCCGCCCCTTGTCAAGCGGTTCTGGAAAAGGGAGTTGGGCGGTAACAGGAGCTTATTTTGAAGCTTTTGAGCACATGATGTTGAAGCATCATTTTACTTCTTCTCATATTGAGGTAGTTCAATTAAAGGACTGGTTAAGATCAAAGAACTGCCACCCTCAATGTCTCTTTGGAAAGACTCTGACGGAGTACGACAATGATTTATTGAAATTCTCAAACTACCGCTCTATTTTATCCTTAGAAAAATACCTTATACCTGAAACTTTAGTTAATCCTTCTTACATTGAAACTCTTCAGCCAAATGAGGCGTATTGCTTTCTTAATAAATATACATCCAACAGTGGTTGGGCGTCAGGATCTTCATTTGAGGAAACAGTGCTTCATGGTGCTAACGAAGTTGTCGAGCGCCATTGTTTAAGCGAATTATATAAACAGTACATAGGTTTTTCTGAGTATACGGGTGAATTCTATCGAATCATCCCACCAAAAGAACTGTTGCAGAAATATCAGCCTTCTCTCCCCAATATTGATGAAGTTTCTTTTATCATGTCTACTACGCTATTCGATTCCTATTTTTGTGCGTGTGTAATGCCTTCTACTGCTAGCCCTATGGCATTTCGCTCGTCTGGAGTTTCATTTTCAGAATTTCATGCGATAGAAAGAGCACTTTCAGAACTCGTTCAAAATATAGAAAACTATGACGACGCTGAGCTTGATTGTGATCTTAAGGTAACCGAGTTTCTAAATAAATACGATAAGCTATGTCAAATTACAGATCTTTCAAAGTTAGACAGGTTACCTCTTATGGATTTCTCTAACCTGGAACAAGACTCAATGGATTTTAGGGACCATTACGGAAGTCTATTAAGTTCTGTTAAAGAGAAAGAGTATGACTTACTTGTCCATACCGCATTTAGTCAGGAAAAAATCTGGCTTACATCTACATATATACCCGGCTTAGAGCGTTTCAACATTATAGATAAAGGGAAACTAGTCGTCCCTCTGGGACGTAAGTAA
- a CDS encoding IS3 family transposase (programmed frameshift), whose protein sequence is MTIKKKRIIHSPEFKAETLKLAEKVGVAAAARQLSLHESQIYGWRKATKKNSSISQREQELAVEVAKLKRQLAEQAEELEIGKKGRHLLREKSKVNCYEFMLEHLLSFSISRMAKVFRVSRSGFYYWVENRHKAIQRETERQKLDTKVKEAFDVSKERDGSRRIQKELAESGDNHNVKTIAASMKRQDLVAKAARKFKCTTDSKHKMPVAPNLLAQDFNATAPNQKWAGDITYVATSEGWLYLAVIIDLYSRQVIGWSMDTRMTASLVCDALSMALFRRGFPEQVITHSDRGSQYCSKDYRDLISTYNLKQSMSRKGNCWDNACVESFFHSMKVEAIQYEPIMTREQMRQTIFEYIEVDYNRTRRHSALGYLSPMNFEKQNVA, encoded by the exons ATGACAATTAAGAAGAAACGTATTATCCATTCTCCTGAATTTAAAGCAGAAACCCTGAAGCTGGCAGAGAAAGTGGGAGTCGCTGCAGCCGCAAGACAGCTCTCGTTACATGAATCTCAGATCTACGGTTGGCGAAAAGCCACAAAGAAGAATTCGAGTATTAGCCAACGAGAACAAGAATTGGCCGTTGAAGTCGCTAAGCTAAAGAGGCAGTTGGCAGAGCAAGCAGAAGAGCTAGAAATCG GTAAAAAAGGCCGCCACCTACTTCGCGAAAAATCTAAAGTAAATTGCTATGAATTTATGCTCGAACACCTGCTGAGTTTCAGTATTTCCCGTATGGCTAAGGTGTTCAGAGTTTCTCGAAGTGGGTTTTATTATTGGGTTGAGAATCGCCACAAGGCGATTCAACGTGAGACAGAGCGCCAAAAGCTTGATACCAAAGTAAAAGAAGCTTTTGACGTTAGCAAAGAGCGAGATGGCTCAAGACGTATTCAGAAAGAGCTGGCAGAGAGCGGTGATAACCATAATGTTAAGACCATTGCCGCCAGTATGAAACGTCAGGATTTAGTAGCGAAAGCAGCACGCAAGTTTAAGTGTACAACAGACAGTAAGCATAAAATGCCCGTTGCTCCGAACTTGCTCGCTCAAGATTTTAACGCAACGGCTCCGAATCAAAAATGGGCAGGAGACATCACCTATGTTGCCACAAGCGAAGGCTGGCTGTACTTAGCTGTCATTATTGACCTTTATTCAAGGCAAGTTATTGGTTGGTCTATGGATACGAGAATGACGGCCTCACTGGTCTGTGATGCCTTATCAATGGCTTTATTCCGTCGAGGGTTTCCTGAGCAGGTTATAACTCATAGCGATCGAGGTAGTCAGTACTGTTCGAAAGACTATCGAGACCTCATAAGTACTTATAATTTAAAACAAAGTATGAGTAGAAAAGGGAACTGTTGGGACAACGCATGTGTTGAGAGCTTCTTCCACTCAATGAAAGTTGAAGCAATCCAATATGAGCCGATCATGACGAGAGAGCAGATGCGCCAAACGATCTTCGAGTACATAGAAGTTGATTATAATCGAACGAGAAGGCACAGTGCACTTGGGTATCTAAGCCCAATGAACTTTGAAAAGCAAAATGTCGCTTAG
- the traI gene encoding conjugative transfer relaxase/helicase TraI has translation MLSISPLKSASGAAKYYLSEENPKDLPDVSLEKDAGDNYYLKEQDQVENTFWHGKLAIEAGLADKPVDQATLESVLSGNLGGETIKGKREKHKSGFDLTFSAPKSLSVLALIGGDNRLIEAHNNAVKFALTELEKDVAQVKVTHEKGVQEYENTDSMLFAVVRHKTSRENDMQVHSHALAANMTRDKEGDLRALSTSLKQKGGVINGTGERIYNFQKYYGILYQSQLAKDAETLGYSTRGVGNGQFEISGVPQPILDASSTRKQQIDQRTLDLGFDSRAAKDVANLDTRKSKTYQSSDSLNKQWQSTVKEQGYEPAQLVTRAQQVKEAQNTPPFGETKAAISRAIDHLGQYSTALHLEKIIELTASEFTKGGVQLNAIDIKKVADEMIKQGDLIGLNQKGQYTTKGLIDNEQALIDSTQGRAHHMRTHVESNTLNKLAIPEKQQRILTDLYHSTKQFHVVNVHGSSQDIAQQLLNVGNHSGKRVQLVSQSVKAKTEGMESVQRKSQTLSAWVGQLFSPEQRHTTHSLLQSDTPLTNKDVLLIDDANKMSANELLALTDKAKQSSSKVVMLNRVSSRQGFKANNAISLYQKGNVESHSWVGKRASHTNVKLHDNDTDRIARVYADLPDKANTQVIATSSVEQRRLTEAIRGQLKNTGALARHETTLFTQTPHHLSKAQQPLVQHYKPGMTLTHWEKNKPQSFVIASIDKETNTMTALSKHDGQSHTFDPSSRTFKRMKMQISKPQSLNIAQGERLRTLGKHFPAGLDANRSYLVTHTDKESLTLESQGQTQRVNLESLKDAPLQYDYVHGAHHIEQKAHTLLSGKAFTLSKPLINDLTEKTERLDIFTDKPDKAQSVLEKEQVSPSAIERVLQTQNVNDRYLNDATQDWLKHDVSQALSALAKAQNAPLIEKAVSFALNHLSEREAAFSQKALVVEAVRYAFEEAGGSITKEQVETELTKRSDTLSAEYSDGTRWTTHAALETEKRLLQNIDEGKDQHQPFATPKQVQDFLNTKPRLTQGQKDAITLISTTKDSFVAIQGLAGTGKSTMLESNTELIQLVKEASQQPEQSVIGLAPTHAAVAELESKGVKAQTLDSLLSDIRQGNREASDYQHTLFFLDESSMVSNKQADEFTKLVNDSQSKTVKLGDKEQLLSLSAGKPFELAISQGRIDTAYMTDIIRQQNDTLLNAAQNIIDKQPQSALDKLQQQAPDTQGNRQHVISTLDEHRKDRHKAQLEATEKLPYMIAKDYLERTPETRENTLLILYTNKERDQTTEYIRVGLMKKSELGKENVIATRLRSIGATGEELTTMMPYQKGLILSTRPGEYATITHVDSEHGVVTLQDASTGKTRPFLPRNRDHTFTTLFSVSEKPLSTGDKIITRFTDKERGIKANVEYRITQATTDSIVAQSKTGQTLNLHPNALKDGHWDYAYSRTADMAQGSTYQHVISAIQSKGALTNLRRAGIDVTRASQHIRLYTDNTKQLVKSWLSKESHKASAIETLNQIPPKDTTYFNRNALPHEDVRFQNKSGDFDYNKFREHINTQLPKYTESLAVQLLGQPNQSKSDRDYLTFGIGKSAIKVTLTGEHRGYFKDYTTGEKGALINLIMSHKEMNYKAAMNEAHKMLNEPDKYQLEENSKHEKLLSTTPRHIAQFEERAKDYINQSLPMDNTLAQTYLNKLGVNNIENNHVKFHPAVYSSEDRSLHPAMLTNIHNKQGETKAIEVTYLDTQGNKDTSLDINPRTLGTKSKQLTQFHQGEDLNTTIISTSIENSFLIRDQTQGQIDIINVNHKNDIQNISTDELRQNIIIVLNHGNHDLNPNNIEKIVENFNGRDIQFMSDDNLKEDIKSCLDKLEQDNSAHNIELSEPHISHQESELDTLNYNEKKETDSQSLDHFEPKEYSPQKEMEFNQSEKESHWEDREIDRELER, from the coding sequence ATGCTTTCTATTAGCCCACTGAAATCCGCTTCTGGCGCTGCCAAATATTACCTAAGCGAAGAAAACCCCAAAGACCTACCTGACGTCTCTTTAGAAAAAGACGCGGGCGATAACTATTACCTCAAAGAGCAAGACCAGGTAGAAAACACCTTCTGGCATGGCAAGCTGGCCATCGAAGCGGGACTGGCAGATAAACCCGTAGATCAAGCCACCCTAGAATCGGTGCTTTCTGGCAATCTTGGCGGTGAAACCATTAAAGGGAAGCGAGAAAAACACAAATCTGGCTTCGACCTGACCTTTTCTGCGCCCAAATCCCTCAGCGTTCTTGCACTTATTGGCGGAGATAACCGCCTCATTGAAGCGCACAATAACGCCGTGAAGTTCGCCTTAACAGAGCTTGAGAAAGACGTAGCACAAGTCAAAGTCACCCATGAGAAAGGCGTTCAAGAATACGAAAATACGGATTCGATGCTATTTGCAGTCGTACGCCATAAGACCAGCCGTGAAAATGACATGCAAGTGCATTCGCACGCGCTAGCCGCTAACATGACGCGCGATAAAGAAGGAGATTTACGCGCTTTATCAACCAGCCTAAAACAAAAAGGGGGCGTGATTAACGGGACTGGCGAGCGCATTTACAACTTCCAAAAATACTACGGTATCTTGTACCAGAGCCAATTAGCTAAAGATGCAGAAACACTCGGTTATTCCACGCGAGGCGTCGGCAACGGTCAGTTCGAAATCAGCGGTGTCCCTCAGCCTATTCTTGATGCGTCATCCACTCGCAAACAGCAAATTGACCAACGCACACTCGATTTAGGCTTTGACTCTCGCGCGGCGAAAGACGTAGCAAACCTCGATACTCGTAAAAGCAAAACCTACCAGAGCAGTGACAGCCTCAACAAACAGTGGCAAAGCACCGTAAAAGAGCAAGGGTATGAGCCCGCCCAGCTTGTCACCAGGGCGCAACAAGTGAAAGAAGCGCAAAACACCCCACCATTTGGTGAAACCAAAGCCGCCATCAGCAGAGCCATTGACCATCTAGGGCAATACAGCACCGCGTTACACCTAGAAAAAATCATTGAACTCACCGCCTCAGAGTTCACCAAAGGCGGCGTACAACTCAACGCTATTGATATCAAAAAAGTCGCGGATGAAATGATTAAACAGGGCGACTTGATAGGACTCAATCAAAAAGGGCAATACACTACCAAAGGCTTAATTGATAACGAACAAGCGCTTATCGACAGCACCCAAGGCCGTGCACATCACATGCGCACCCACGTTGAATCGAACACGCTCAACAAGCTCGCTATCCCTGAAAAGCAGCAGCGCATCTTGACTGACCTTTACCACTCCACCAAACAGTTCCATGTGGTCAATGTACACGGCTCATCACAAGATATTGCGCAGCAGCTACTCAACGTAGGCAATCACAGTGGTAAACGCGTCCAATTAGTCTCCCAAAGCGTGAAAGCCAAGACAGAGGGCATGGAGAGCGTACAGCGCAAGAGTCAAACACTCAGCGCCTGGGTCGGTCAGCTCTTTTCACCAGAGCAGCGCCACACCACCCACAGCTTATTGCAAAGCGATACGCCGCTGACCAATAAAGACGTCTTGCTCATCGATGACGCCAATAAGATGAGCGCCAATGAGCTGTTAGCCCTCACCGATAAAGCCAAACAATCGAGCAGTAAAGTGGTGATGCTTAACCGCGTATCAAGCCGTCAGGGATTTAAAGCCAATAACGCTATCTCGCTGTATCAAAAAGGCAATGTGGAGAGTCATTCTTGGGTCGGCAAGCGAGCCAGCCATACCAACGTGAAACTGCATGACAATGACACCGATAGGATAGCGCGGGTGTACGCCGACCTCCCCGATAAAGCCAACACGCAAGTGATTGCCACCTCCAGCGTCGAGCAGCGGCGGTTAACCGAAGCGATACGGGGCCAACTGAAAAATACCGGCGCCCTCGCCAGACACGAAACCACCCTCTTCACTCAAACCCCTCACCACCTCTCCAAAGCGCAACAACCCCTCGTTCAACACTACAAACCAGGCATGACACTCACCCATTGGGAGAAAAACAAACCTCAAAGCTTTGTCATTGCCAGCATCGATAAAGAGACCAACACCATGACCGCACTCAGTAAACACGATGGACAGTCACACACCTTTGACCCGTCCAGTCGCACCTTTAAGCGCATGAAGATGCAAATCAGCAAACCGCAAAGCCTCAACATCGCCCAAGGCGAACGTCTTCGTACGTTAGGCAAACACTTCCCTGCCGGTTTGGACGCCAATCGAAGTTACCTTGTCACGCATACTGACAAAGAGAGCCTCACGCTTGAGAGCCAAGGTCAAACGCAGCGCGTCAACTTAGAGAGCTTAAAAGACGCGCCGCTGCAATACGACTATGTTCACGGCGCCCACCATATTGAGCAAAAAGCCCATACCTTGCTGTCAGGTAAAGCATTTACTTTATCTAAGCCCCTGATAAACGACCTGACCGAAAAAACAGAGCGCCTTGATATCTTCACCGACAAACCGGACAAAGCCCAAAGCGTACTTGAGAAAGAGCAAGTCTCCCCGTCAGCCATTGAGCGCGTATTACAGACGCAAAACGTCAACGACCGCTACCTAAATGACGCCACCCAAGATTGGCTAAAGCACGATGTCAGTCAGGCACTGTCAGCACTAGCCAAAGCGCAAAACGCCCCACTCATCGAAAAAGCGGTCAGCTTTGCCCTGAACCACCTCTCAGAGCGAGAAGCGGCGTTTAGCCAAAAAGCGTTAGTGGTGGAAGCGGTGCGTTACGCCTTTGAAGAAGCCGGTGGCTCTATTACCAAAGAGCAGGTTGAAACAGAGCTGACTAAACGCAGCGACACCCTCTCTGCAGAGTACAGTGACGGCACACGCTGGACGACGCACGCCGCGCTGGAGACTGAAAAGCGCCTCTTGCAAAACATCGATGAGGGTAAAGACCAACATCAGCCTTTTGCCACACCTAAACAGGTGCAAGACTTTCTCAATACCAAGCCTCGCCTAACCCAAGGGCAAAAGGACGCCATCACCCTCATATCAACCACCAAGGACAGCTTTGTGGCCATCCAAGGGTTAGCCGGCACAGGTAAGTCCACCATGCTTGAATCCAATACTGAACTTATCCAGTTAGTGAAAGAAGCCAGCCAGCAACCAGAGCAAAGCGTCATCGGTCTTGCGCCCACTCACGCCGCGGTTGCAGAGCTAGAAAGCAAAGGCGTGAAAGCGCAAACGCTAGACAGTTTGCTTTCTGACATCAGGCAAGGCAATCGAGAAGCCAGTGACTATCAACACACCTTGTTCTTTCTCGATGAAAGCTCCATGGTCAGCAACAAGCAAGCCGATGAGTTCACAAAGCTCGTCAATGACAGTCAGTCCAAAACAGTCAAATTGGGCGATAAAGAGCAGCTTTTATCACTCAGTGCCGGTAAACCCTTTGAGCTAGCCATAAGCCAAGGCCGCATAGATACCGCTTACATGACCGACATCATCCGTCAGCAAAACGACACCTTACTTAATGCGGCGCAAAACATCATTGATAAGCAGCCACAGAGCGCCCTGGATAAGCTCCAGCAGCAAGCCCCTGATACTCAAGGCAACCGCCAGCATGTCATTTCCACGCTGGATGAACATCGTAAAGACCGACACAAAGCGCAGTTAGAAGCCACAGAAAAACTGCCCTATATGATCGCCAAGGACTATCTAGAGCGCACACCAGAGACGCGAGAAAACACACTTCTCATTCTTTACACCAACAAGGAGCGAGACCAAACTACCGAATACATCCGAGTCGGATTGATGAAAAAGAGTGAGTTAGGCAAAGAGAACGTCATCGCAACCCGGCTACGCTCAATCGGTGCGACGGGTGAAGAGCTCACCACCATGATGCCGTATCAAAAAGGCTTAATACTGAGCACCAGACCCGGTGAGTACGCGACAATCACTCACGTAGATTCAGAGCATGGCGTAGTAACACTTCAAGACGCGAGTACAGGTAAGACAAGGCCGTTCTTACCCCGCAATCGAGACCATACCTTCACGACACTGTTTAGCGTGTCAGAAAAACCCCTCTCAACGGGCGATAAAATCATCACCCGTTTTACCGATAAAGAGCGCGGCATTAAAGCCAACGTGGAGTACCGCATCACGCAAGCGACTACAGACAGTATTGTCGCTCAATCTAAGACAGGACAAACACTCAACCTTCACCCTAATGCGCTTAAAGACGGGCACTGGGACTACGCGTACAGTCGAACCGCAGACATGGCGCAAGGATCCACCTATCAACACGTCATTAGCGCGATACAAAGCAAAGGCGCACTGACCAACTTAAGACGCGCCGGTATCGATGTGACTCGTGCCAGTCAGCACATTCGGCTCTATACCGACAACACAAAACAACTGGTCAAAAGCTGGCTTTCTAAAGAGAGCCATAAAGCCAGTGCGATAGAAACCCTCAACCAAATCCCACCCAAAGACACCACTTACTTTAACCGTAATGCCCTCCCTCATGAGGACGTCCGGTTCCAAAATAAAAGCGGTGACTTTGACTACAACAAATTTAGGGAGCACATCAATACGCAACTACCAAAATACACAGAAAGCCTCGCCGTTCAGTTATTAGGCCAGCCGAATCAATCCAAATCAGACCGGGATTACTTAACCTTTGGCATTGGTAAATCAGCCATTAAAGTGACCCTAACAGGAGAGCATCGAGGGTATTTTAAAGACTACACCACGGGCGAAAAAGGCGCATTGATTAACCTAATCATGAGTCATAAGGAAATGAATTATAAAGCCGCGATGAATGAAGCGCACAAGATGCTCAATGAGCCGGACAAATATCAATTGGAGGAAAACAGTAAACACGAAAAATTACTGAGCACCACCCCAAGGCATATTGCGCAGTTTGAAGAAAGGGCTAAGGATTATATCAATCAAAGCTTACCGATGGATAACACACTGGCCCAAACGTACTTAAACAAGCTCGGTGTCAATAACATTGAAAACAACCATGTAAAATTCCACCCGGCGGTCTATTCATCCGAAGATAGATCCCTTCACCCTGCGATGCTAACCAACATCCACAATAAACAAGGTGAAACCAAAGCCATAGAAGTGACCTATTTAGACACTCAAGGAAATAAAGACACCTCCCTAGATATTAATCCAAGAACCCTAGGAACAAAATCCAAACAATTAACACAATTCCATCAGGGGGAGGATTTAAACACCACCATCATCAGCACATCGATAGAAAACTCGTTTTTAATTCGAGACCAAACTCAAGGGCAGATTGACATTATCAACGTCAATCATAAGAACGACATTCAAAACATCTCTACCGATGAACTGAGACAGAACATCATTATTGTATTAAATCACGGAAATCACGATTTAAACCCGAATAACATTGAGAAAATCGTCGAGAACTTTAATGGTCGTGACATTCAATTCATGTCAGACGATAACCTTAAAGAGGACATCAAATCATGCCTTGATAAACTAGAGCAAGATAACAGCGCACATAACATTGAATTAAGTGAGCCACACATTTCTCATCAAGAGAGCGAATTAGACACCCTCAACTATAATGAGAAAAAAGAAACCGACAGCCAATCACTCGATCACTTTGAGCCAAAAGAATATTCCCCTCAAAAAGAGATGGAATTTAATCAATCAGAGAAAGAGAGCCATTGGGAAGACAGAGAAATCGACAGAGAGTTAGAGCGATAA